In Nitrospiraceae bacterium, the following are encoded in one genomic region:
- a CDS encoding helix-hairpin-helix domain-containing protein produces the protein MKRSKQFMIATMIVVGVLANSSSWRIGDATLSVGGVEETYAVEKTEPLDINTASADQLKALPGIGDAYSKKIIEHRPYKRKDELVQKKVIPQATYDKIKDQIVAKQK, from the coding sequence ATGAAAAGGTCGAAACAATTCATGATTGCGACGATGATAGTTGTCGGAGTTCTTGCAAATTCATCGAGTTGGAGAATCGGTGACGCCACGCTCTCAGTTGGTGGCGTGGAAGAGACGTACGCCGTCGAAAAAACTGAACCGCTCGACATTAATACTGCTTCTGCCGATCAACTGAAAGCTCTGCCTGGGATCGGCGATGCTTACTCCAAGAAAATTATCGAACATCGTCCGTACAAGCGGAAGGATGAGCTGGTACAGAAGAAGGTTATTCCGCAAGCAACGTATGACAAGATCAAGGATCAGATAGTGGCGAAGCAGAAGTGA